In Acanthopagrus latus isolate v.2019 chromosome 6, fAcaLat1.1, whole genome shotgun sequence, the genomic window tgtctaAATGTAAAATTGTGTAATTGTcctttgcatgtgtgtcttgACAATGATGTGATGTGCTGTCATGAGGCTCATACAGTGTCAAATTGACAACATTTATTGAATTGCCCTCAGGCTACCTGGTGAATGGACAGATGAAGGAAATGATTACAAACTGTTTCTCCAAATCaggtttttgtttaaaaaggaATAGGATGTACATTTGTCTCATTGTAATACACTGTCTGACTTTCAAGCAGCTAAATATTAAGCTCTTAAAGGAGTTGTTACAGTGGAATGAGGCAGTGTTCATCAGAGGGATATAAAAACCCTAGTTTTCATCAAAGTCTTGCACTATTTTAAAGGACAAATGGCAGCATACCTTAAAGACTACGGATCTCAGTAATATGCCGCTTAAACGCTGCTTACAGCAATGTAGAAAAATTTGCCTGTTAAAACTTGTATGACATGTACTCTCATGCTTGTCTGTCAGAAAGAATGTTTATCAGCACTGAACAATGCTCATATTTCAAAGTACTGACTGGTGTATTTATTGTCAGTATTGTGTATAAGCGGTATGACTCTACATGCAGCCCACTTATTGAAAGTTTTAGATCTAAGTTTCTTAAATCGCTTTAATGCCAAAGCCTGGCAGCTACAATGAGGCGGgctttgtgtcagtgtgggagaggaagcaggaggacTAATCCAGAGGTAAAAGCAAAGGTTTACCGCGAGTTCAGTGTAGAtgacgtgtgtgcgtgtgtgtatgtgtgtgatggaaGAAGGCATCAGACATAAAGAGTGACTGACACTCAGGGTTGGAGATGATGGTGGaaagagcagagaggggagCTGGTGGAAATGAAAgattaaacaaatatatttccatgtgcacacactgcaaatgaaaattgaaatgcaaatgtaaacGCGAAAGTGGAATAATCTTATACTTAGAGCAGAAATCTTGTCGGACTTGTTTTGAGTATAAAAGGATTATTCAGTGCCGATGAAGCAAGACTGAATTCGCTCCAGTAAAGGTCACTCGGCTTGTCAGGATCAGAAGTTTTTATCTCTGTCTGGTCTGCTTATTGTTAGGTGAGTGGGCCATGTCCGTGAAAATATGTGGGTAAAAGACGATCAGAAATTTTACAACCCTTCTGGCCTGAAGTTAGTAATGTTTTTATGGTAACAACTGTATATAAAccaaatatacatacaaactGACATGTTTCAAGTATGTGGAAGAAACGAGACACAACAAGTGAGACTGTCACACTcaaggagagagacagtggACGTGCTTCAGGTGTAAATCACAAAATCGTGTCAACCTCTcaacaacatgtttcttttaaacagCAGCACTTAAATAAAAGATGTAGAAGTTATTTTACTTGCATTTTACTCCAATAAAAGTGCAGAACTAATATGATAAAGCATATACTTAAAAgtgccaaaaataaaattagtcATTATGCGTATATGAGCACTAATCATAGATACTGTACCATAGTGACTGGTTTAATTTACATTAGGGGTACACGGAGCATGTATTTCAAGTAAGATTAAATGAATTTTGATGTAACATTATGCAACAATGAAGGATCATGTTCTCTGCACATTCACAAACAGGCAGGACCGCCTCcttatggagttctctgtcctgatttgataaagtgggcagggataccacaGCAGTTCTTTTCTCTATCCCTGCATGagtgggggggaggagagactgACCAAGCACTCTACAAAAGTGACTACAGAATATGTCACAACAACTTGAAGTAATTGAGTGAATGTACTTTGTtccactgcagagaaacaaTGCATCTCTGTAGCCTCATTAGCTGCTGATATTTGGGATTTAGGGTCAATGTATATCATCATTTCTGCATACTGACGTTAAGAGaattaaacacatgcatgcctacctttcacaataaactTGTTGGCAATGTTTAGTTAAGCTTTCTAGAGGCTACACATTGAactaaacacaacaacattcatTACAGTATGTTTAATTCTTAATGATTTAACCTTGCAGATGTCCTCACTTGCACAATGTTGTTAAAGGATATGTGTGCGCTGCTTGTCAGCGTGTGTGTTCCTGCATGACAAATGGAagagacctgcagagagaaCATGTCTGGTCTTGTCTGCtattttattatattcatcTTGTTCTTGACACAGCGTCACAGGCCAACCCCTGTAATTAACTCCATTCATTCCAGGCAAATCTGCGTAGTCgcatcagctgcagcttcttttctcttctgagaAAATCTCACAGTTTTGTCGCCCTGAATGatccctctcactctcctcaTACGTAAAGGAAACAGATCACTCCCAAAGATCCCCAGAGAGGGTTCTGGTGTTACTGTACAGTGGTTTTATTGGTAGATGTGGAAAAGTTATGACATGAAGGGTATTGGGTGATGCTTTAATTGATGCTGGGAAACAGACACCTGCAGCTGAGGCTGTGACATCCATAGTGCAAAATGCCTGTCGATGATGATGACATATGGATGTGACATGGGCATGGTTTGTCATTTCATACCTCTTGGATTTAAAGGGTAAACAGTTGTAATTTTTCAGGCGCGTGTATGACTGAGGTGGTGCTGAGTAGAGGGCTCTGATCATGTGAATAGGGAATGAATATCCTTGGATGTGGTGAGTGGACCACAGAGAATAGCTAGGGTCCAGATTTTTTTGCTATGGCCCTGTTTGTGGGACTAATTATGTGGAGAGGCACAAATGAGATAGCATGATACAGTCTGTCTGGATGTGGCTTCATTTATAACCATTCCTACTACATATGAATTTTAGGAGTCAAAGAATTTGTCAAGAGTCTCATTGAAATgctatttaaaacattttaattagcaATTTTAAAGGTTCACAAACATATTAACCTAGTGAGACCAGGGGAAACTTTCCTGCTTTGGCTGGACAATGAagctattctattctattctattctattctagtCTATCAGTTGCAACTTTGCAATGGCCATCCTAAATAATAGTTATGGTtaaacacacactacacactatctattaaccatttacaaagtattgtGAACGCCAGTTCcaactctgcaaaaaaaaaaaaaaaaaaatcagttgcttgataaatggtttataaagcattttatcatttgttaaaagtaaaacaaaacaaaacaaaacaaaaactattaaCTGAATCTAATGaactatacatttaccatttattgaTGAAGGCTATTGTACCCCCCataacacagagaaacaacTTAATaatcaatataaataaaagcaaaacactgtATGAAAAAACATGATGCTGACATAGTTCAATTTAGAGTTTAATAAAGGCCGTTTTTATCATTCCATACATTTctatgtcaaaatgtcttttaaaatcaggCCTTCAAAAATTGTGAGTAAAAGTATGCGTGTAAAATCATTAATAAAATTATCAAGtttttgtttcaacaaacaAAGTAAGTGTTGACAATGTAGATGCTGAATAGATGTGCCTACGTTCTACTCGAAAAGTTTAGTTTTGACACATGGTACCAGTTTCGTGGGATATTTTATCCAGAAAACGTACAGGTGTTTCCTGCTGTGTCACGTGATAACACACCTTCCTGTCGTAATGTACCATAATCTTCATTTCCAGTCATAAAACGTCTGCACCTCCAAACTACAGCTATTTTTAGCGCTCTTCATCTAGTAATAGCTCCACGTGAGCCCCGCTGTCGTTCTGGTTTATATTTAGAACGCACGCTCCCCCGACTCTTGCGTCAATGGAATCCCGTGCGTGCGTCACACGGAAGAACGTCTGTGCCAATCCCGGCGCCGATTGGCTGACGACCCGGAACGTTCCACCGCCCCGATCACCATGTTTGGGCATGGACCCGCCCTTTTGTCGACGcagccaaaataaaacaagagtgTGTGGAGTCTCCTGCATTGGTCtgacccagtgtgtgtgtgtgaatgtgtttgaatgagtgtgtgtgctgacagcagctggtAGAGGTGACATTCATCAGTTTCACTCGTTTGGAATAAATGAAAAGCTTCAAAATCTGGATATTTACATGAACCAGGTGAGAGaaaattgactgtttttttgttgcatgtaTTAATATCTATTTATTCAGTAGGGCACATTAATGCTGAGATGAGTATCATATATGTATGTTTGCATTTATGCATCATTATAATTACTTCTATAATAATTAAAGCACATGGAACAAGactgactgaataaaataaacatattcagCCTAAAACTTGTACTTATTTGTTTGCAGTAGTCTCAAGTTTGATGTTATATCTTACTAAAACTAATTCTGTCTCTCCCATCTTTATGAATGTAGTAATGATAAACAGATGACAGATCAAATATGTTGAAAACTATTTCCTAGTGAGGTTGATTCAACTAGACCACCCTCACTGATATAAATGAGGTGtatgaaatataacaaacacaaattccaGCCTCTATATTCTGCTGAAAATGGGGTTTAGCTCATTAGGTGTAGCAAAGAAACTTGCACAAACTGAGCGCAAACAGCAAGTGATTACATGATTATTCGTTCAAGTAAAGTAGAATATAGTGGTGTCTCGttcctgctgctccagctgacTGATCTATATTACCAGCAACAACCTTCTCATGATTTTTGCGTTGTATCTTCCATGCATGTGTCTATTACTGTTGCTGTCCGGGACTGGAAGACGTATAGAGTACGCTATGGTGTATTTATAAGACACAAGACACATGTTGGACACTTGAACAGCGTGTTCCCCACATAGGTCAAGCTTGATTGTAAGTTTAGGAAAATGATTGAACGATTTGATTTAAGTTGGAACAGTTTTGGAACAATGCTCAGGTGTGTAAAGTGAGGAAGTTTGCGCTTGTGGAAACACGCCCATTCACCCAACCGTgcagaggcacacacacgcacgcacacacaaaaataggCCTTGCCACCTTTCCCATTTCAGCTGGCATTCAGCCCACTTTGAAATATAATCTGCAGTACTCCGGGTGTAAAAGGGTTGCCCTGCACTGAAAGAGGTTTTCAGAGCATTAACAACCAGTAACACTATATGTGACAATATATCTGATCTGATTGCTCCACTGGACCACCCGCTGCATTTTCTCAAGATTGGCCCTGAAGCTAGAGAACTGGCATGTTCAGGGTGTTAGTGTCAGCTACTGTTTGGATGGTTTCAGAAgtaggattaaaaaaaatgctgaccCAAGTATTATAAGGAAGTATTAAGTAGTGTATAATTTATTAGGATATCTGAACTTCATTGTCACATAAAGTGCATATGTTTAAACAGACAACTTCTCATCAGCTACCTATCCCCAGTGATGTTAAAGTGAAAGCAGGTCATGCTTCTATTTAGAaaagaagtgttttctgttttttttggaagTACAACtttgaaatttgaatttgttgtaGTTGTTTACATCATGTTTAAGTCAGTTCAAGTcaagttgattttatttgaataGCCTTAAATCACATAtcacatttctacaatatgttAGGTGcatgacataaaataaaataaacctaAACAAATTGTATCGCACATGGACAAGCATTTGGAATTACTGTCATTGACTGTTGCTGTGCTCTGTCCTAGAGATGCCCTGTGTACAAGCCCAGTATGCCTCACTGCCCCATGACGCCTACTTCAGCTCTGAGTTCCTGAATCCTGACCTAAGTGCCAAGCTGATGATGGACATCAATGGCCAAAAGGACCAGCTGTCTACATCTTCATTGCCCAGCATCAATACCTTGGTGGGGACTGGCTACATGGGGGAGTTCGATGCATATTCCTGCAAGATTACCACCTCATCTCCTGCCTCTACTGTTTCATTCAGCCCCGCCGCGGTGGCCGAAAACTCCTGCCCTCAAATGCCGAGCCAAGCCTTGAAACTGGATGATCTCCAGGTGTACGGCTGTTACCCAGGATCCTTCGCGCTCAGCTGCTTCGATGAAACGCTGTCTTCATGTGGCTCTGACTACTATGGCAGCCCGGTTtatgctgctgcttctcctccaaCACCGGGCTTTCAGGCCCAACCTGCACCTGTCTGGGATTCCCCTTTCAGCCCCTACCCCCAGGCCCCCCCGTCCTCTGTGCCTGATAAGCCAGCGATGGCCCAGCAGCTCTCTTTTTTCACCTTCAGCCCCACACCAGAGCAGCACTCTCCCCTGGGGCAGCATCAGGATGTTCAGCCAGGCCAGGACGACCCTTTCTTCCTGTCCCCTCAgcagcatctctctcctcttcactgtccCCCCATGTCCTTGGAGCACAGACCGCTGGAGAGCCCCAGGCTAGTGGAGAGCACCTTGATGTCTCCAAAAACCCACAACCCAGGATCCACTGAGGGCCGCTGTGCCGTCTGTGGTGACAATGCATCCTGTCAGCACTATGGAGTCCGCACCTGTGAGGGCTGCAAAGGATTCTTCAAGGTAAATAGCTGAATAGCATTTTGCTGGTTTATTCTACTAAGTAGAGTCCGACAGAGACAACATATATCTATACCAGTGTACATCTCAATAAGTAACAAGAAATCTTTGTACAGAAACGGCAAAGAAGTGTTCAAATGTTCAAAGTTTGTGCACCAGACACATCTCGGTCACAACACATACATAAGTGATCCTTATTATGAGTGTGTGAAGATGTATATAAGATGCAATATTTTTGCATAAAACGAATAAATAATATAGaatgataaaaaatacatgaccgttgttatatattttgttaagTTGTTGATGTaaattatcccaaatgtttccgTCAGTGTTCAAACCAAGAGAAATCCATAATTTTACTCGAGGTAAAGATGTGTTTCATTTAGTCAGCTGATGCCAGAACATCTGGAAGCATCAAAATGGTATTACTGCTCTAattttttaaactctgaaatattAACATGGTTcagcttcaaaaacacagtaattagTCATACTATGCTACTGCGTTATTCAATGAAATAATATAAAGCTTTAACTGGTCACGAACCAGTGACTAGTGAAGCTTTTTGGACAAATTACTcaataataaaaagaataaaaatacaaagaaatgcaACTGTATTGGTGCATTTCTGTATATGCATGCAGGATTGTATACTGAAAgtaatgtatttcttttttccttttttgacaGCGAACTGTACAGAAAAATGCAAAGTATGTCTGCCTCGCCAATAAAGACTGTCCGGTggacaagaggaggagaaaccGTTGCCAGTTCTGCCGTTTCCAGAAATGTCTTGCAGTGGGAATGGTCAAAGAAGGTAATGCAAAGTCAGACTCTCTTACAGCTACTGGTGATGATGAGAAACTGAGGAGTTTGTAATAACAGTCTTGTGAAACCAAAGCTAATATGTAACCAGAGCTATACAGTGCCAGCTGcagaaaaagggaaacagaaactgatacagcagttgttttttaaattgcgTTGTGCAGCGACAGCCATGTGAGAGTCACAAATGTGTGCTTTAAGTGTTgctctcttcttttctgtctctttcttagTTGTTCGCACAGACAGCCTGAAAGGTCGCCGGGGTCGTCTGCCCTCCAAACCCAAGACTCTGGCTGAGCCTTCATCCACAATCCCCAGTGTCAACATCATAGCTTCTCTTGTGAGGGCTCATTTAGATTCAAACCCGACCATTGGCAAGCTTGACTACTCCAAGGTAAACCTCACGACTTGCACCAGAGCTCCTTTGTATCAATCAGATCAGTTACAGTTACCTCAGTATAGGATGGAGGCtgaaagcagagacagagacagtttgCAGTTCTATACAACAGCACTGACTCTCCcaacctcttcctcctcagtaCCAGGAGACAGTTGTCAGcctgaaagaaaaggaggatgCCGATGACATCCAGCAGTTTTATGACCTGCTGACGGGCTCTTTGGATGTGATAAGAATCTGGGCTGAAACCATCCCGGGGTTCACAGATTTCTGCACAGAGGACCAGGAGCTGCTCCTCGAATCTGCCTTTGTTGAGCTCTTCATTCTGCGACTCGCATACAGGTTGGCTGCTTTTAACAACGTTAACTTCTGTTTCATTAGACTCATGTGCACTTTTCAATATGCTGATTGTTCTCTTGATTTATAACTGTGCAGGTCCAATGCTGAAAAGAACAAGCTGATCTTCTGTAACGGCGTGGTCCTCCATCGACTGCAGTGTGTTCGCAGTTTTGGTGACTGGATTGACTCCATCATGGATTTCTCCCAGAGCCTGCACCGCATGAACTTAGACATCTCCTTGTTCGCCTGCCTCGCAGCACTAGTTATCATAACCGGTGAGagtttctgttttgcttttcatccCACGGAATCTGACTGCATTTGAATTTGATGTTTCTATTCAGAGCTATCTTTTTAAcgaaaacatattttacatctAGATCGCCATGGCCTCAAAGAGCCCAAGCGGGTGGAGGACTTTCAGAATCATCTGATCACTTGTTTAAGGGAACACGTGAGCGGGAACGGACCAGAAGCCAGCCGGACCCAGCCCAACTATCTTTCTCGTCTTCTGGGCAAACTCCCTGAACTGAGGACTCTATGCACACAAGGCCTACAGCGCATCTTCTACCTGAAACTGGAGGACCTGGTCCCCCCTCCACC contains:
- the LOC119021222 gene encoding probable nuclear hormone receptor HR38 — translated: MPCVQAQYASLPHDAYFSSEFLNPDLSAKLMMDINGQKDQLSTSSLPSINTLVGTGYMGEFDAYSCKITTSSPASTVSFSPAAVAENSCPQMPSQALKLDDLQVYGCYPGSFALSCFDETLSSCGSDYYGSPVYAAASPPTPGFQAQPAPVWDSPFSPYPQAPPSSVPDKPAMAQQLSFFTFSPTPEQHSPLGQHQDVQPGQDDPFFLSPQQHLSPLHCPPMSLEHRPLESPRLVESTLMSPKTHNPGSTEGRCAVCGDNASCQHYGVRTCEGCKGFFKRTVQKNAKYVCLANKDCPVDKRRRNRCQFCRFQKCLAVGMVKEVVRTDSLKGRRGRLPSKPKTLAEPSSTIPSVNIIASLVRAHLDSNPTIGKLDYSKYQETVVSLKEKEDADDIQQFYDLLTGSLDVIRIWAETIPGFTDFCTEDQELLLESAFVELFILRLAYRSNAEKNKLIFCNGVVLHRLQCVRSFGDWIDSIMDFSQSLHRMNLDISLFACLAALVIITDRHGLKEPKRVEDFQNHLITCLREHVSGNGPEASRTQPNYLSRLLGKLPELRTLCTQGLQRIFYLKLEDLVPPPPIVEKIFMDTLPF